In a genomic window of uncultured Flavobacterium sp.:
- a CDS encoding AraC family transcriptional regulator: MIQKQTVPNVLKAFAHLLSTEIKDWKLEIPEKFGRGYCIGFRFNTNIRMIISNYELNEDIIVENIDIDHSKKTLFFKFQNIFPATETLAEESKTKMLPSVLIGTSSLNTDTVIPIHTNTATINIEINADYLSELFEISEESTILYNLLQNKQPLLFEQMMYPSLEKIVNEIISESISKTFKLLFLRIKAEELICRLLIELEKRDTKQLYTLNNNDVEKIYKVKQQMLENLSIPPVINDLAVSANMSPTKLKNLFKQIFGNSIFNYYQEFRMKEAAILLKQGDLSVSDVGYKLGFTNLSHFSKVFAAHIGVKPKQYSKL, translated from the coding sequence ATGATTCAAAAGCAAACGGTGCCAAATGTTCTAAAAGCATTTGCTCATTTATTGAGTACCGAAATAAAAGATTGGAAACTGGAAATTCCTGAAAAGTTTGGAAGAGGATATTGCATTGGTTTTCGATTCAATACCAATATCAGAATGATCATTTCTAATTATGAACTTAATGAAGATATAATTGTCGAAAATATAGATATAGATCATTCAAAGAAGACGTTATTTTTTAAGTTTCAGAATATATTTCCTGCAACAGAAACTTTAGCTGAAGAATCAAAAACAAAAATGCTTCCGTCAGTTTTAATTGGAACCAGCAGTTTAAATACCGATACCGTAATTCCAATTCATACGAATACTGCGACTATCAATATTGAGATAAATGCTGATTATTTGAGTGAACTTTTCGAAATTTCCGAAGAATCAACAATTTTATATAATCTGCTACAGAATAAACAGCCTTTGTTGTTTGAACAAATGATGTATCCTTCTTTAGAAAAAATTGTAAATGAAATTATATCAGAATCTATTTCTAAAACGTTCAAATTACTTTTTCTAAGAATAAAAGCAGAAGAACTGATTTGCCGATTATTAATTGAATTAGAAAAGCGAGATACAAAACAACTTTATACTTTAAACAATAATGATGTTGAGAAGATTTATAAAGTAAAACAGCAAATGCTTGAAAATCTAAGTATTCCGCCTGTGATTAATGATCTCGCCGTTTCTGCAAATATGAGTCCGACCAAACTGAAGAATTTATTCAAGCAGATTTTCGGGAATAGTATTTTCAATTATTATCAGGAATTTAGAATGAAAGAAGCTGCAATACTTTTAAAACAAGGAGATTTATCTGTTTCTGATGTTGGATACAAATTAGGATTCACGAATTTAAGTCATTTTTCGAAAGTCTTTGCTGCTCATATTGGTGTTAAACCGAAACAGTATAGTAAATTGTAA
- a CDS encoding carbonic anhydrase family protein yields the protein MEKRIFIIAILMMVSCGKETPSSQTQVQNDTVNTVSIKKDHILVTEPLTAEEQAKLKPIDVINRLKQGNKDFVEDNLTVRNTTERVRNASLGQFPKAVVLSCLDSRVPVEDVFHSGLGNLFVARVAGNIVNDDILGSLEYSCKVSGARVVVVLGHEYCGAVISAIKNVKLGNITTLLDKIQPAIAIAKKDFKGEPKAENEEFVEAVCDANVYHSIAEIRERSPILKEMEKKGEIIICGAVYNMKTGRVEFLK from the coding sequence ATGGAAAAAAGAATATTTATTATTGCTATTCTCATGATGGTGTCTTGCGGAAAAGAAACACCGTCATCACAAACACAAGTGCAAAATGATACTGTAAATACGGTGTCAATAAAAAAAGATCACATCTTAGTGACTGAACCTCTCACAGCAGAAGAACAGGCAAAACTAAAACCAATCGATGTGATTAATCGTTTAAAACAAGGAAATAAAGATTTTGTAGAAGATAATTTAACCGTTCGAAATACTACTGAACGTGTTAGAAATGCTTCGTTAGGCCAGTTTCCTAAAGCGGTTGTATTATCCTGTCTCGATTCCCGCGTTCCGGTTGAAGATGTATTTCATAGCGGTTTAGGCAATTTGTTTGTTGCCAGAGTTGCCGGAAATATTGTCAATGATGATATATTGGGAAGTCTTGAATATTCTTGTAAAGTTTCTGGCGCAAGAGTAGTCGTTGTATTAGGTCATGAATATTGCGGAGCAGTTATTTCAGCCATTAAAAATGTAAAACTTGGAAATATTACCACTTTATTGGATAAAATTCAGCCTGCAATAGCAATAGCTAAAAAAGATTTCAAAGGCGAACCTAAAGCCGAAAATGAGGAGTTTGTAGAAGCAGTTTGTGACGCAAATGTTTATCATTCGATAGCGGAAATTAGAGAAAGAAGTCCAATTTTGAAAGAGATGGAAAAAAAGGGCGAAATAATTATCTGCGGAGCTGTGTATAATATGAAAACGGGTAGAGTAGAATTTTTAAAATAA
- a CDS encoding MFS transporter, whose product MKSKKYKLWIIIGIVLLNSIGFSIVLPLLPFLISKYLPSQQVVLGMSLLMSIFAVCSFFSAPVFGALSDRYGRKNILLISLLGSVIGYVLFGIGGALWILFLGRIIDGLTAGNISILFAYIADTTEPSERAKWFGYIGAVMGIGKIGGPALGGLLGSISIGLPFFITAALIFLSGMAVYFLLPESLAAEKRTKHLSVSSFNTFSHFNEIFKLKGLKPLLILGVLFYIGLSIFQFNFTLFLKDIYQWTPGFIGGILTFVGICDILTRAVLLPWLLKHFNEKNIGIVGLIILGIGLGLILLSVYVHSTVLISLAVICIISGEGLFDPTYNGKLSQSVKESKQGKLQGVNQSLQSAINVFIPLLAAAIYYYSPSILYATAAFIVLLAVMMYAKYKPKN is encoded by the coding sequence ATGAAATCTAAGAAATATAAATTGTGGATTATTATCGGAATCGTTCTTTTGAATTCCATTGGGTTTTCTATTGTATTGCCGCTTCTGCCTTTTTTGATAAGCAAGTATTTACCGTCTCAACAAGTAGTTTTAGGCATGAGTTTACTGATGTCAATTTTCGCTGTTTGTTCTTTTTTTTCGGCACCGGTTTTTGGAGCATTAAGTGACAGATACGGAAGAAAAAATATCCTTTTGATAAGTTTGCTTGGTTCCGTAATTGGCTATGTTTTGTTTGGAATTGGCGGCGCATTATGGATTCTGTTTTTGGGAAGAATAATCGACGGACTTACAGCAGGGAATATCAGTATTTTATTCGCTTATATAGCTGATACAACTGAACCAAGCGAAAGAGCGAAATGGTTTGGATATATTGGAGCCGTTATGGGAATAGGAAAAATAGGCGGACCTGCATTGGGCGGTTTATTAGGAAGTATTTCGATTGGATTACCATTTTTTATAACTGCAGCGTTGATATTTCTTTCGGGAATGGCGGTTTATTTTCTATTGCCTGAATCATTGGCTGCTGAAAAACGAACCAAACATTTATCGGTTTCGAGTTTCAATACTTTCTCTCATTTTAATGAAATTTTCAAACTAAAAGGACTGAAACCTTTATTGATTTTGGGAGTTTTATTCTATATCGGTTTAAGTATTTTTCAGTTTAATTTTACCCTTTTCTTAAAAGACATTTACCAATGGACTCCCGGATTTATTGGCGGAATCTTAACTTTTGTTGGTATTTGTGATATTCTTACCAGAGCGGTTTTATTGCCTTGGTTATTGAAACATTTCAACGAGAAAAATATCGGAATCGTGGGTTTGATTATTTTGGGAATTGGTTTAGGATTAATTCTGTTAAGCGTTTATGTACATTCGACAGTGCTTATTTCGCTTGCGGTAATCTGTATTATTTCGGGCGAAGGATTATTTGATCCAACATACAATGGCAAATTATCGCAATCTGTAAAAGAAAGTAAACAAGGGAAATTACAAGGCGTAAACCAAAGTTTGCAATCGGCGATTAATGTGTTTATTCCTTTGTTGGCGGCGGCTATTTATTATTATAGTCCAAGTATATTGTATGCAACTGCGGCATTTATTGTGCTCTTGGCAGTAATGATGTATGCGAAATATAAACCTAAAAATTAA
- a CDS encoding helix-turn-helix transcriptional regulator produces MLSQSVYTLVNQQNGNLSFKVFEFDNSSYFDHIQRNNYFTLILITSGEGLAKVDLSEYSFKENTLFAFYPYQPFMLASEGVLTGISIQFHHDFFCIYRNHKEIAANGILFNNIYQQPFILLDQNNKQTLLNIVGEIIAELKMEALRKDEVLVSYLKIFLVLATRIKLEQQTVNDEVRNDKQLLIIQNLRNAIEDNFRTKHSASEYADMLHVTPVVLARAAKNHFNMTLSDLITERIIVEAKRELYLTNKTVKQIAYELGYDDEYYFSRVFKGKTDISPQLYRDTIGFNRAALS; encoded by the coding sequence ATGTTATCACAATCTGTATATACGCTCGTTAATCAGCAAAATGGCAACTTATCATTCAAAGTATTTGAATTTGATAACAGTAGTTATTTCGATCATATTCAGCGCAATAATTACTTTACGTTGATTCTTATTACGTCAGGCGAAGGATTAGCAAAAGTTGATCTTTCCGAATATAGTTTTAAAGAAAATACGCTGTTTGCTTTTTATCCTTATCAGCCTTTCATGTTGGCTTCAGAAGGAGTTTTGACAGGTATTTCGATCCAGTTTCATCATGATTTCTTCTGCATATACAGAAATCATAAAGAGATCGCTGCAAATGGTATTTTGTTCAATAATATCTATCAGCAACCTTTTATACTTCTGGATCAAAACAACAAACAAACTTTGCTGAACATCGTTGGAGAAATTATCGCCGAATTGAAAATGGAAGCTTTAAGAAAAGATGAGGTTTTGGTTTCTTATCTGAAAATATTCTTAGTCCTCGCGACCAGAATAAAACTCGAACAACAAACTGTTAATGATGAAGTTCGTAATGACAAACAATTGCTCATTATACAAAACTTAAGGAATGCAATCGAGGATAATTTCAGAACTAAACATTCTGCAAGCGAATATGCCGATATGTTGCATGTAACGCCTGTTGTTCTTGCGCGAGCAGCAAAAAATCACTTCAACATGACACTTTCTGATTTGATAACCGAAAGAATCATTGTCGAAGCAAAAAGAGAATTATATCTCACAAACAAAACCGTAAAACAGATTGCTTACGAACTTGGTTATGATGATGAATATTATTTTAGCCGTGTATTTAAAGGTAAAACTGATATTTCACCACAATTGTACAGAGATACAATAGGTTTTAACCGAGCAGCTTTAAGCTAA
- a CDS encoding LLM class flavin-dependent oxidoreductase: MKNIGFLSFGHWANHPSYKARTASDTLLQSIDLAVAAEEIGLDGAYFRVHHFAQQLASPFPLLSAIGAKTSKIEIGTGVIDMRYENPLYMVEDAGAADLISGGRLQLGISRGSPEQVIDGWRAFGYEPEEGETDADMGRKKALEFLERLKGEGFADPNPFPMFPNPPGLLRLEPYSEGLRERIWWGAASNATAVWAAENGMYLQSSTLKYDENGKPFHIQQAEQIRLYKEAWKKAGHQREPRVSVSRSIFALMNDQDKMYFGDQGRGSDSFGNIERDKRAIFGKSYAAEPDKLIAELKQDEAIQEADTLLLTIPNTLGVDYNVHILSSILEHIAPEMGWR, translated from the coding sequence ATGAAAAATATAGGATTTTTATCTTTTGGGCATTGGGCGAATCATCCTTCCTATAAAGCTCGAACGGCAAGCGATACACTACTTCAGTCTATTGATTTGGCGGTTGCTGCAGAAGAAATTGGTTTGGATGGCGCTTATTTCCGAGTTCATCATTTTGCGCAACAGTTGGCATCGCCATTTCCTTTGCTTTCGGCAATTGGAGCTAAAACGAGCAAAATAGAAATTGGAACTGGCGTTATCGATATGAGGTATGAAAACCCTTTGTACATGGTAGAAGATGCCGGAGCCGCTGATTTAATTTCAGGCGGACGTTTGCAATTAGGAATCAGTAGAGGATCACCGGAACAGGTTATTGACGGTTGGCGCGCTTTTGGTTATGAACCTGAAGAAGGTGAAACAGACGCAGATATGGGACGCAAAAAAGCTTTGGAATTTTTAGAAAGACTGAAAGGCGAAGGATTTGCGGATCCAAATCCATTTCCGATGTTTCCTAATCCTCCTGGTTTATTGCGCCTTGAACCTTATTCTGAAGGATTAAGAGAAAGAATTTGGTGGGGAGCTGCGTCTAATGCGACCGCTGTTTGGGCTGCTGAAAACGGAATGTATTTGCAAAGTTCTACTTTGAAGTATGACGAAAACGGTAAGCCTTTCCATATTCAGCAAGCCGAACAAATCAGACTTTATAAAGAAGCATGGAAAAAAGCTGGACATCAACGTGAACCACGAGTTTCTGTAAGCCGTTCGATTTTTGCATTGATGAACGATCAGGACAAAATGTACTTTGGCGATCAAGGTCGAGGTTCTGATAGTTTTGGTAATATAGAAAGAGATAAACGCGCAATCTTCGGAAAAAGTTATGCTGCTGAACCTGATAAACTCATCGCAGAGTTAAAACAGGACGAAGCAATTCAGGAAGCTGATACGTTGTTGCTGACAATACCAAATACTTTGGGCGTTGACTACAATGTGCATATATTATCGTCTATTCTGGAACATATTGCTCCGGAAATGGGTTGGCGATAA
- a CDS encoding SDR family oxidoreductase yields MDFTNKNVIIIGGTTGIGLATAKEFINSGANVWITGRNKENLQKAATEINSSKLTTVVSDTSNLADISLLVNAFSETKRELNVLFLNAGIGTFTTIDQVTEADFDAQFNTNVKGHFFTLQKLLPYLANGASVVFTSSTVATAANLSTSIYSATKGALNKIAQIAANELAERKIRVNIVSPGPIATPGLDSVVPAEAKEYLANAVALQRLGDPSEIAKTVLFLSSDAASFISGTEIVVDGGYINYALK; encoded by the coding sequence ATGGATTTCACAAACAAAAATGTCATCATAATTGGCGGAACTACAGGAATTGGATTAGCAACTGCTAAAGAATTTATAAATTCAGGCGCAAACGTTTGGATTACAGGGAGAAATAAAGAAAATCTTCAAAAAGCAGCAACCGAAATTAACAGTTCTAAATTGACGACTGTAGTTTCAGATACTTCAAATTTGGCAGATATATCTCTTTTGGTAAATGCTTTTTCAGAAACTAAAAGAGAATTAAATGTCCTTTTCCTAAATGCAGGAATTGGAACATTCACAACAATTGATCAGGTTACAGAAGCCGATTTTGACGCTCAGTTTAACACCAATGTTAAAGGTCACTTTTTTACGCTGCAAAAATTACTTCCTTATTTAGCAAACGGTGCATCGGTTGTTTTTACTTCGTCAACGGTCGCAACCGCTGCAAATTTATCAACCAGTATTTATTCTGCCACAAAAGGAGCATTGAATAAAATTGCTCAAATTGCAGCAAATGAACTTGCAGAACGAAAAATCCGTGTCAACATTGTTAGTCCCGGGCCTATCGCAACTCCAGGATTAGATAGCGTCGTTCCTGCTGAAGCAAAAGAATATCTTGCAAATGCTGTCGCACTTCAAAGATTAGGAGATCCGAGCGAAATAGCCAAAACGGTATTATTCCTGTCTTCAGATGCAGCGAGTTTTATCTCGGGAACTGAAATCGTAGTTGACGGAGGTTATATCAATTATGCTCTTAAATAA
- a CDS encoding helix-turn-helix domain-containing protein encodes MEEYECQVGHKKEIMAVHDAMDVLNGKWKISIISSICYYNKRRFSDILSDVSGISNKMLSKELKDLEMNQLITRTVLDTQPISVQYQLTDYGMTLKEIINKLTAWGIEHRKMITGNR; translated from the coding sequence ATGGAAGAATATGAATGTCAAGTAGGACATAAAAAAGAGATTATGGCTGTCCACGATGCAATGGATGTGCTGAACGGAAAATGGAAAATTTCGATTATTTCCTCTATCTGTTATTATAACAAAAGAAGATTTTCTGATATTTTAAGCGATGTTAGCGGTATTTCGAATAAAATGCTAAGTAAGGAATTAAAAGATCTGGAGATGAATCAACTCATAACCAGAACTGTTTTAGATACTCAACCTATAAGTGTTCAATATCAGCTAACAGATTATGGTATGACATTAAAAGAGATCATAAACAAACTTACTGCTTGGGGAATAGAACATCGAAAAATGATTACAGGAAACAGATAA
- a CDS encoding NADH:flavin oxidoreductase, which produces MSVSDLFKPLTLLHGPAMRNRFMLAPLTSQQSDFDGTASEYDQYWMEQLAQGGYGLIQTSASTVEAGGIAFERQLGIHSDDHLFGLTKMATSIRNGGGLSAVQLHHAGHRAKPSIGGIPAPASGKTVEGIKAITTEEVERIRESFIAAAKRAQLAGFDGISVHGAFGWILSEFMSPNLNDRTDKYGGSLENRARFTIEVIEGIREACGPDFQIGWRLSIERYGLLLEELREVTAEIFDRELIDYLDLALWDSAQIVRDGTFKGKTMLSVFTELPRKGVRLGAAGKIMSAQRAGELLDEGCDFVLIARAAILQRDFPLQVKANPMYDSPQLPVMADYLRQGGLSERFIDTMRGWQTFVKAGSL; this is translated from the coding sequence ATGTCTGTTTCTGATTTATTTAAACCGCTTACGCTGCTGCATGGTCCGGCAATGAGAAATCGTTTCATGTTGGCGCCGTTAACGAGTCAGCAAAGTGATTTTGATGGCACAGCATCTGAATACGACCAATATTGGATGGAACAACTTGCACAAGGCGGCTACGGATTAATTCAAACGAGCGCTTCAACTGTCGAAGCGGGAGGTATTGCGTTTGAGCGTCAATTAGGAATTCATAGCGACGATCATTTATTTGGTTTAACCAAAATGGCAACTTCTATTCGAAATGGAGGCGGATTATCAGCTGTACAATTACATCACGCCGGACATCGCGCCAAACCTTCAATAGGAGGGATTCCAGCGCCGGCTTCGGGCAAAACAGTAGAAGGAATCAAAGCCATTACAACCGAAGAAGTTGAACGCATACGCGAAAGTTTTATCGCTGCTGCAAAAAGGGCTCAACTGGCAGGATTTGACGGAATTTCAGTTCATGGCGCTTTCGGATGGATCCTTTCCGAATTTATGTCTCCAAATTTGAACGATCGTACCGATAAATATGGCGGAAGTCTGGAGAATCGCGCTCGTTTTACAATTGAAGTTATTGAAGGAATTCGGGAAGCTTGCGGTCCTGATTTTCAAATAGGATGGAGGTTATCGATTGAACGATACGGATTACTTTTAGAGGAATTACGCGAAGTTACCGCTGAAATTTTTGATCGGGAATTAATCGATTATTTAGATTTAGCTTTATGGGATTCGGCTCAAATCGTTCGTGACGGAACTTTTAAAGGAAAAACAATGTTGAGCGTTTTTACCGAACTTCCCCGTAAGGGAGTACGTTTAGGCGCGGCAGGAAAAATTATGAGTGCGCAACGTGCCGGAGAACTTCTGGATGAAGGTTGTGATTTTGTACTTATTGCTCGTGCAGCCATTCTTCAGCGTGATTTTCCTCTTCAGGTAAAAGCAAACCCAATGTATGATAGTCCGCAGTTGCCTGTAATGGCAGATTATTTGCGTCAGGGCGGATTAAGTGAACGTTTTATTGATACCATGCGTGGATGGCAGACTTTTGTGAAAGCAGGTTCGTTATAA
- a CDS encoding DsrE family protein, producing MKKTAIIILSDPKAGSEEALGRVFNALASAYEFKHEGEDVKIIFQGAGIRWPEQLEKPEHPVNALYNEVKDHVHGLSKGCVAVFGTEVSGYELLNDNAVPGTPGLPSFVNLRKEGYEILIF from the coding sequence ATGAAAAAAACAGCTATTATTATTCTTTCTGATCCAAAAGCGGGTTCAGAAGAAGCGTTAGGACGTGTATTCAATGCTTTAGCATCGGCATATGAATTTAAACACGAAGGTGAAGATGTAAAAATTATTTTTCAGGGCGCAGGAATCAGATGGCCTGAACAATTAGAAAAACCTGAGCATCCGGTTAATGCTCTTTATAACGAAGTAAAAGATCACGTTCATGGTCTTTCTAAAGGTTGTGTTGCCGTATTTGGTACCGAAGTTTCGGGTTATGAATTATTGAACGATAATGCAGTTCCTGGAACTCCGGGTTTACCAAGTTTTGTGAACCTTAGAAAAGAAGGTTACGAAATTTTAATTTTCTAA
- a CDS encoding aldo/keto reductase, with amino-acid sequence MNNIKLNNGIEMPILGFGVFQMQDMAECEQAVVDAIEVGYRLIDTAASYMNEEAVGKGIKRSGIAREELFITTKLWVSDTGYENTKLAFQKSLDLLQLDYLDLYLIHQPYGDIYGSWRAMQELYQEGKVKAIGVSNFHPDRVMDLVVNTGFVPAVNQIETHPFHQQNETQKFLQENNIQIESWGPFAEGKNDIFQNEILTVIAQKYNKSTAQVILRWLTQRGVVAIPKSVRKERMAENFNIFDFELSTEDMNAIKTLDTNASLFFDHRDPNMVKWLSERKISR; translated from the coding sequence ATGAATAATATAAAATTAAACAATGGTATTGAAATGCCCATTTTAGGATTTGGCGTTTTTCAAATGCAGGATATGGCAGAATGTGAACAGGCTGTAGTAGACGCAATTGAAGTAGGATATAGATTAATTGATACTGCTGCTTCTTATATGAATGAGGAAGCCGTAGGAAAGGGGATCAAAAGAAGTGGTATTGCAAGAGAAGAATTGTTTATTACCACAAAACTTTGGGTTAGTGACACGGGTTATGAAAATACCAAATTGGCTTTTCAGAAATCTTTGGATCTTTTACAATTGGATTATCTGGACTTATACCTGATTCATCAGCCTTATGGTGATATTTATGGTTCTTGGCGCGCGATGCAGGAATTATATCAGGAAGGAAAGGTAAAGGCTATTGGAGTTTCTAATTTTCATCCTGACAGAGTTATGGATTTAGTTGTTAATACTGGTTTTGTTCCGGCTGTAAATCAAATTGAAACGCATCCATTTCACCAGCAGAATGAAACTCAAAAATTCCTTCAGGAGAATAACATTCAAATTGAATCTTGGGGACCTTTTGCTGAAGGAAAAAATGATATTTTCCAAAATGAAATTCTAACAGTAATTGCTCAAAAATATAATAAATCAACGGCACAGGTTATTCTGAGATGGCTGACTCAAAGAGGAGTTGTTGCTATTCCGAAATCAGTTCGTAAAGAAAGAATGGCAGAAAATTTCAACATATTTGATTTTGAACTTTCAACTGAAGACATGAACGCAATCAAAACTTTAGATACAAATGCAAGTTTATTTTTTGATCACAGAGATCCTAATATGGTAAAATGGCTTAGTGAACGAAAAATAAGCAGATAA
- a CDS encoding nucleoside deaminase: protein MQKEFQDYMHQCLDLAKTALAEGNPPVGAIIVLDEKVIGTGIESGKSTGDITNHAEIMAIRDALKNGYSDKLHLASMYTTHEPCIMCSYMIRHHKIPEIVYGTSVPYIGGFTSKYNVLAAEDVPKWGIKPKIIGDICIEECNVLNAQFLELLNKS from the coding sequence ATGCAAAAGGAATTTCAAGATTATATGCATCAATGTTTGGATCTAGCCAAAACTGCTTTGGCAGAAGGTAATCCGCCAGTGGGAGCAATTATTGTTTTAGATGAAAAAGTTATTGGTACAGGTATCGAATCAGGAAAATCAACCGGAGATATTACCAATCATGCTGAAATAATGGCGATTAGAGATGCTCTCAAAAATGGATATTCGGATAAACTGCATTTGGCAAGTATGTACACAACACACGAACCTTGCATTATGTGTTCTTATATGATACGCCATCATAAAATACCTGAAATTGTTTATGGCACAAGCGTTCCTTATATTGGAGGTTTTACATCGAAATACAATGTTTTGGCGGCTGAAGATGTACCGAAATGGGGAATTAAACCCAAAATAATCGGCGATATTTGCATCGAAGAATGTAATGTTCTTAATGCTCAATTTTTAGAATTATTAAACAAATCGTGA